A single genomic interval of Syngnathoides biaculeatus isolate LvHL_M chromosome 1, ASM1980259v1, whole genome shotgun sequence harbors:
- the yrk gene encoding tyrosine-protein kinase Fgr isoform X2, with amino-acid sequence MGCACCKHKKSAKLEASALGAVAAAPPPPGNGDGAASPAVAAQGRYCPDPTQAIPDFNQAFSGGAVFPNSNAQPWTGGVTSGGVTLFIALYGYDARTEDDLSFQKGEKFQIINNTEGDWWEARSLDTGNAGYIPSNYVAPVDSIQAEEWYFGKMGRKDAERQLLGHGNQRGTFLIRESETTKGAYSLSIRDWDDNKGDHVKHYKIRKLDNGGYYITTRSQFDTVQQLVTHYTETNDGLCYYLSRACPNCTPLTLGLGRDAWEVPRSMLSLQRKLGHGCFGDVWMGMWNGTTKVAVKTLKPGTMSPEAFLEEAQIMKRLRHDKLVQLYAVVSEEPIYIITEFMSQGSLLDFLKDGEGQNLKLPQLVDMAAQIAAGMAYIERMNYIHRDLRAANILVGDNLVCKIADFGLARLIEDNEYTARQGAKFPIKWTAPEAALYGRFTIKSDVWSFGILLTELITKGRVPYPGMNNREVLEQVERGYRMACAPGCPASLHELMLQCWRREADERHTFEYLQSFLEDYFTATEPQYQPGENL; translated from the exons ATGGGTTGCGCTTGCTGCAAGCACAAGAAGTCGGCCAAACTGGAAGCGTCCGCCTTgggcgccgtcgccgccgcgccgccgccgccgggcaACGGCGACGGCGCGGCCTCGCCGGCGGTCGCCGCGCAGGGGCGCTACTGTCCCGACCCCACGCAGGCCATACCGGACTTCAACCAGGCCTTCTCCGGCGGCGCCGTCTTCCCCAACTCCAACGCGCAACCCTGGACCGGCGGAGTCACGA GCGGCGGCGTGACGCTCTTCATCGCGCTGTACGGCTACGACGCTCGCACGGAGGACGACTTGAGCTTCCAGAAGGGGGAGAAGTTTCAGATCATCAACAACAC CGAGGGCGACTGGTGGGAGGCCCGATCCCTGGACACGGGCAACGCCGGCTACATCCCGTCCAACTACGTCGCCCCGGTGGACTCCATACAGGCCGAGGA GTGGTATTTCGGAAAGATGGGGAGGAAGGATGCGGAGAGGCAGCTGCTGGGCCACGGCAACCAGAGGGGGACTTTCCTCATCCGCGAGAGCGAGACCACCAAAG GCGCGTACTCGCTGTCCATCCGCGACTGGGACGACAACAAGGGCGACCACGTGAAGCACTATAAGATCCGCAAGCTGGACAACGGCGGCTACTACATCACCACCCGGTCCCAGTTCGACACCGTCCAGCAGCTGGTGACGCACTACACGG AGACTAACGACGGGCTGTGCTACTACCTGAGCCGGGCCTGCCCCAACTGCACGCCGCTCACCCTGGGCCTGGGCCGGGACGCCTGGGAGGTGCCCCGGTCCATGCTGAGCCTGCAGAGGAAGTTGGGACACGGCTGCTTTGGGGACGTGTGGATGG GCATGTGGAACGGAACCACCAAGGTGGCGGTGAAGACCCTGAAGCCGGGCACCATGTCGCCCGAGGCCTTCCTGGAGGAGGCTCAGATCATGAAGCGGCTGCGCCACGACAAGCTGGTGCAGCTCTACGCCGTCGTGTCCGAGGAGCCCATCTACATCATCACCGAGTTCATGAGCCAAG GAAGTTTGCTGGACTTCCTAAAAGACGGCGAGGGCCAAAACCTGAAGCTCCCGCAGCTCGTGGACATGGCGGCGCAG ATCGCGGCGGGGATGGCCTACATCGAGAGGATGAACTACATCCACAGAGACCTGCGCGCCGCCAACATCCTCGTCGGCGACAACCTGGTGTGCAAGATCGCCGACTTCGGCCTGGCCAGGCTCATCGAGGACAACGAGTACACCGCCAGGCAAG GGGCCAAGTTCCCCATTAAGTGGACGGCGCCGGAAGCGGCGCTCTACGGACGCTTCACCATCAAGTCGGACGTCTGGAGCTTCGGCATCCTGCTGACCGAGCTCATCACCAAGGGACGCGTGCCCTACCCAG GCATGAACAACCGCGAGGTGCTGGAGCAGGTGGAGCGGGGGTACCGGATGGCCTGCGCCCCGGGCTGCCCCGCCTCGCTCCACGAGCTCATGCTGCAGTGCTGGCGGCGCGAGGCCGACGAGAGGCACACCTTCGAGTACCTGCAGTCCTTCCTGGAGGATTACTTCACCGCCACCGAGCCGCAGTACCAGCCCGGCGAGAACCTGTGA
- the sesn2 gene encoding LOW QUALITY PROTEIN: sestrin-2 (The sequence of the model RefSeq protein was modified relative to this genomic sequence to represent the inferred CDS: inserted 1 base in 1 codon) gives MASDPEAGFPRRANGDGAAGPVSDSDDGGSGPSTKTLARLCSRDEEERAAALEELSRGVLVCLGLDRPGSTRLGKETLLHLLRLAQSCPLREVRARATELLRTAQDQGVEVPRPLARGPSAFIPAKQILKDGPDQDILIESFLSLGRXDHVTTVMALHPAYLSCFLRAQHALLEMDGPLPRHWRHYIAVMAAARHHCSYVVQRHSASFLEAGGDESWLSGLRRAPAKLRGLNPLNKLLAHRPWLITQLHIQELVYPGAELRWSLAELIHAVVLMAHAHALCSFVWGCGLNPEPDHVGGHTFRPPSPPRPTGSPRSPANESGRPEVDSAVEVEVLMKRMVALQEQQEEEWTQEEMVTRFERERSESIPTAVVREAPPERLLHLMEDPDFRYEDFAPRGEQAPPTMRAQDYSWEDHGYSLVNRLLPDMGQLLDEKFQVVSNLTYNQMAMHEGVDTHTLRKALWNYIHCLYGIRYDDYDYGSVNVLLERPLKVFVKTVACHPEQTSVHVYHAFWRHFRHSEKVHANLIVLEARLQAALLYTLRAITHYMR, from the exons ATGGCCAGCGACCCCGAAGCGGGCTTCCCCCGGCGGGCCAACGGAGACGGCGCGGCGGGCCCGGTGTCCGACTCCGACGACGGTGGAAGCGGACCGAGCACGAAGACCCTCGCGCGGCTGTGCAGCCGGGACGAAGAGGAGCGAGCGGCGGCTCTGGAGGAGCTCAGCCGAGGGGTTCTGGTGTGTCTGGGTCTGGACCGACCGGGTTCGACGCGTCTGGGCAAGGAGACGCTCCTGCATCTGCTGCGGTTGGCCCAGTCGTGTCCGCTGCGGGAGGTGCGAGCCAGGGCAACCGAGCTTCTGCGGACCGCCCAG GACCAAGGAGTGGAAGTCCCTCGCCCCCTGGCCCGCGGTCCCAGCGCCTTCATCCCTGCCAAACAG ATACTGAAAGACGGGCCGGACCAGGACATCCTGATCGAGTCGTTCCTGAGTCTGGGCC TGGACCACGTCACCACGGTGATGGCGCTGCACCCCGCCTACCTCAGCTGCTTCCTGAGAGCTCAGCACGCCTTGTTGGAGATGGACGGCCCCCTCCCTCGCCACTGGAGACACTACATCGCCGTCATG GCCGCCGCCCGCCACCACTGCTCCTACGTGGTACAGCGGCACAGCGCCAGCTTCCTGGAGGCCGGCGGGGACGAGAGCTGGCTGAGCGGACTGCGGCGTGCCCCGGCCAAGCTGAGGGGGCTGAACCCCCTCAACAAGCTGCTGGCCCACAGGCCCTGGCTCATCACCCAGCTGCACATCCag GAGCTGGTGTACCCGGGAGCCGAGCTGCGCTGGTCGTTGGCCGAGCTGATCCACGCCGTCGTCCTGATGGCGCACGCCCACGCGCTCTGCTCCTTCGTGTGGGGGTGCGGCCTCAACCCCGAGCCGGACCACGTCGGCGGCCACACCTTCCGGCCGCCGTCGCCCCCGCGCCCCACCGGCAGCCCCCGCAGCCCGGCGAACGAGAGCGGGCGGCCGGAG GTGGACAGCGCCGTGGAGGTGGAGGTGCTGATGAAGAGGATGGTGGCGCTGCAGgagcagcaggaggaagagtggACGCAGGAAGAGATGGTCACGCGCTTCGAGAGGGAGCGCAGCGAGAGCATCCCGACCG CAGTGGTGCGAGAGGCGCCGCCCGAGAGGCTCCTTCACCTGATGGAGGACCCGGACTTCAGATATGAGGACTTTGCGCCCAGGGGGGAGCAGGCTCCGCCCACCATGAGAGCCCAG GACTACTCGTGGGAGGACCACGGCTACTCGCTGGTCAACAGGCTGCTGCCGGACATGGGACAGCTGCTGGACGAGAAGTTCCAG GTGGTGAGCAACCTGACGTACAACCAGATGGCCATGCACGAGGGCGTGGACACGCACACGCTGAGGAAAGCGCTTTGGAACTACATCCACTGCCTCTACGGGATCCG GTACGACGACTACGATTACGGCAGCGTCAACGTGCTGCTGGAGCGGCCCCTGAAGGTGTTCGTCAAGACCGTGGCTTGCCATCCCGAGCAGACCAGCGTGCACGTCTATCACGCCTTCTGGAGGCACTTCAGGCACTCCGAGAAG GTCCACGCCAACCTGATCGTGTTGGAGGCTCGCCTGCAGGCGGCGCTGTTGTACACGCTGCGAGCCATCACCCACTACATGAGATGA
- the yrk gene encoding tyrosine-protein kinase Fgr isoform X1, whose protein sequence is MGCACCKHKKSAKLEASALGAVAAAPPPPGNGDGAASPAVAAQGRYCPDPTQAIPDFNQAFSGGAVFPNSNAQPWTGGVTSGGVTLFIALYGYDARTEDDLSFQKGEKFQIINNTEGDWWEARSLDTGNAGYIPSNYVAPVDSIQAEEWYFGKMGRKDAERQLLGHGNQRGTFLIRESETTKGAYSLSIRDWDDNKGDHVKHYKIRKLDNGGYYITTRSQFDTVQQLVTHYTERAAGLCCRLIGSCKRGMPKLADLSVKTKDMWEIPRESLQLIKKLGNGQFGEVWMGMWNGTTKVAVKTLKPGTMSPEAFLEEAQIMKRLRHDKLVQLYAVVSEEPIYIITEFMSQGSLLDFLKDGEGQNLKLPQLVDMAAQIAAGMAYIERMNYIHRDLRAANILVGDNLVCKIADFGLARLIEDNEYTARQGAKFPIKWTAPEAALYGRFTIKSDVWSFGILLTELITKGRVPYPGMNNREVLEQVERGYRMACAPGCPASLHELMLQCWRREADERHTFEYLQSFLEDYFTATEPQYQPGENL, encoded by the exons ATGGGTTGCGCTTGCTGCAAGCACAAGAAGTCGGCCAAACTGGAAGCGTCCGCCTTgggcgccgtcgccgccgcgccgccgccgccgggcaACGGCGACGGCGCGGCCTCGCCGGCGGTCGCCGCGCAGGGGCGCTACTGTCCCGACCCCACGCAGGCCATACCGGACTTCAACCAGGCCTTCTCCGGCGGCGCCGTCTTCCCCAACTCCAACGCGCAACCCTGGACCGGCGGAGTCACGA GCGGCGGCGTGACGCTCTTCATCGCGCTGTACGGCTACGACGCTCGCACGGAGGACGACTTGAGCTTCCAGAAGGGGGAGAAGTTTCAGATCATCAACAACAC CGAGGGCGACTGGTGGGAGGCCCGATCCCTGGACACGGGCAACGCCGGCTACATCCCGTCCAACTACGTCGCCCCGGTGGACTCCATACAGGCCGAGGA GTGGTATTTCGGAAAGATGGGGAGGAAGGATGCGGAGAGGCAGCTGCTGGGCCACGGCAACCAGAGGGGGACTTTCCTCATCCGCGAGAGCGAGACCACCAAAG GCGCGTACTCGCTGTCCATCCGCGACTGGGACGACAACAAGGGCGACCACGTGAAGCACTATAAGATCCGCAAGCTGGACAACGGCGGCTACTACATCACCACCCGGTCCCAGTTCGACACCGTCCAGCAGCTGGTGACGCACTACACGG AGCGAGCGGCGGGGCTGTGCTGCCGCCTGATCGGCAGCTGCAAGCGGGGCATGCCCAAACTGGCCGACCTGTCGGTGAAGACCAAGGACATGTGGGAGATTCCCCGCGAATCCCTGCAGCTGATTAAAAAGTTGGGCAACGGCCAGTTCGGAGAAGTTTGGATGG GCATGTGGAACGGAACCACCAAGGTGGCGGTGAAGACCCTGAAGCCGGGCACCATGTCGCCCGAGGCCTTCCTGGAGGAGGCTCAGATCATGAAGCGGCTGCGCCACGACAAGCTGGTGCAGCTCTACGCCGTCGTGTCCGAGGAGCCCATCTACATCATCACCGAGTTCATGAGCCAAG GAAGTTTGCTGGACTTCCTAAAAGACGGCGAGGGCCAAAACCTGAAGCTCCCGCAGCTCGTGGACATGGCGGCGCAG ATCGCGGCGGGGATGGCCTACATCGAGAGGATGAACTACATCCACAGAGACCTGCGCGCCGCCAACATCCTCGTCGGCGACAACCTGGTGTGCAAGATCGCCGACTTCGGCCTGGCCAGGCTCATCGAGGACAACGAGTACACCGCCAGGCAAG GGGCCAAGTTCCCCATTAAGTGGACGGCGCCGGAAGCGGCGCTCTACGGACGCTTCACCATCAAGTCGGACGTCTGGAGCTTCGGCATCCTGCTGACCGAGCTCATCACCAAGGGACGCGTGCCCTACCCAG GCATGAACAACCGCGAGGTGCTGGAGCAGGTGGAGCGGGGGTACCGGATGGCCTGCGCCCCGGGCTGCCCCGCCTCGCTCCACGAGCTCATGCTGCAGTGCTGGCGGCGCGAGGCCGACGAGAGGCACACCTTCGAGTACCTGCAGTCCTTCCTGGAGGATTACTTCACCGCCACCGAGCCGCAGTACCAGCCCGGCGAGAACCTGTGA
- the yrk gene encoding tyrosine-protein kinase Fgr isoform X3, producing the protein MGCACCKHKKSAKLEASALGAVAAAPPPPGNGDGAASPAVAAQGRYCPDPTQAIPDFNQAFSGGAVFPNSNAQPWTGGVTSGGVTLFIALYGYDARTEDDLSFQKGEKFQIINNTEGDWWEARSLDTGNAGYIPSNYVAPVDSIQAEEWYFGKMGRKDAERQLLGHGNQRGTFLIRESETTKGAYSLSIRDWDDNKGDHVKHYKIRKLDNGGYYITTRSQFDTVQQLVTHYTGMWNGTTKVAVKTLKPGTMSPEAFLEEAQIMKRLRHDKLVQLYAVVSEEPIYIITEFMSQGSLLDFLKDGEGQNLKLPQLVDMAAQIAAGMAYIERMNYIHRDLRAANILVGDNLVCKIADFGLARLIEDNEYTARQGAKFPIKWTAPEAALYGRFTIKSDVWSFGILLTELITKGRVPYPGMNNREVLEQVERGYRMACAPGCPASLHELMLQCWRREADERHTFEYLQSFLEDYFTATEPQYQPGENL; encoded by the exons ATGGGTTGCGCTTGCTGCAAGCACAAGAAGTCGGCCAAACTGGAAGCGTCCGCCTTgggcgccgtcgccgccgcgccgccgccgccgggcaACGGCGACGGCGCGGCCTCGCCGGCGGTCGCCGCGCAGGGGCGCTACTGTCCCGACCCCACGCAGGCCATACCGGACTTCAACCAGGCCTTCTCCGGCGGCGCCGTCTTCCCCAACTCCAACGCGCAACCCTGGACCGGCGGAGTCACGA GCGGCGGCGTGACGCTCTTCATCGCGCTGTACGGCTACGACGCTCGCACGGAGGACGACTTGAGCTTCCAGAAGGGGGAGAAGTTTCAGATCATCAACAACAC CGAGGGCGACTGGTGGGAGGCCCGATCCCTGGACACGGGCAACGCCGGCTACATCCCGTCCAACTACGTCGCCCCGGTGGACTCCATACAGGCCGAGGA GTGGTATTTCGGAAAGATGGGGAGGAAGGATGCGGAGAGGCAGCTGCTGGGCCACGGCAACCAGAGGGGGACTTTCCTCATCCGCGAGAGCGAGACCACCAAAG GCGCGTACTCGCTGTCCATCCGCGACTGGGACGACAACAAGGGCGACCACGTGAAGCACTATAAGATCCGCAAGCTGGACAACGGCGGCTACTACATCACCACCCGGTCCCAGTTCGACACCGTCCAGCAGCTGGTGACGCACTACACGG GCATGTGGAACGGAACCACCAAGGTGGCGGTGAAGACCCTGAAGCCGGGCACCATGTCGCCCGAGGCCTTCCTGGAGGAGGCTCAGATCATGAAGCGGCTGCGCCACGACAAGCTGGTGCAGCTCTACGCCGTCGTGTCCGAGGAGCCCATCTACATCATCACCGAGTTCATGAGCCAAG GAAGTTTGCTGGACTTCCTAAAAGACGGCGAGGGCCAAAACCTGAAGCTCCCGCAGCTCGTGGACATGGCGGCGCAG ATCGCGGCGGGGATGGCCTACATCGAGAGGATGAACTACATCCACAGAGACCTGCGCGCCGCCAACATCCTCGTCGGCGACAACCTGGTGTGCAAGATCGCCGACTTCGGCCTGGCCAGGCTCATCGAGGACAACGAGTACACCGCCAGGCAAG GGGCCAAGTTCCCCATTAAGTGGACGGCGCCGGAAGCGGCGCTCTACGGACGCTTCACCATCAAGTCGGACGTCTGGAGCTTCGGCATCCTGCTGACCGAGCTCATCACCAAGGGACGCGTGCCCTACCCAG GCATGAACAACCGCGAGGTGCTGGAGCAGGTGGAGCGGGGGTACCGGATGGCCTGCGCCCCGGGCTGCCCCGCCTCGCTCCACGAGCTCATGCTGCAGTGCTGGCGGCGCGAGGCCGACGAGAGGCACACCTTCGAGTACCTGCAGTCCTTCCTGGAGGATTACTTCACCGCCACCGAGCCGCAGTACCAGCCCGGCGAGAACCTGTGA